One segment of Pseudodesulfovibrio sp. 5S69 DNA contains the following:
- a CDS encoding XrtA/PEP-CTERM system-associated ATPase: protein MYEEFFNFGSKPFDLLPNPDLLYLSRTHGKALSYLRYGIEERAGFILLTGDVGAGKTTLIRLLIKDHLDNVVLSKVTNTKVDSHQLLTMINDDFGLETEGRTKAALVRELNEFLIDQYALGKRCVLIIDEAQNLSAELLEEVRMLSNLETDGGKLLQIILAGQPELKETLNSPTLLQLRQRIQIGCHLSPLKPDEVRDYILYRMECAGNREAVDFSDEAFALIAEQTRGVPRLINILCDYLLIDAFAAGRREVGEQDVTEIIAELDFERQYWPEKKSKRPASGMVQSRGRSMPGQAQKVLRAIRTLEDRMDYLERQENRNSPSTMVGLLDRIEELEKQVALQRQQLEGLRLSMPDRVMLTRMETPARPAEEPERPRKRSWAYRLLFGGE from the coding sequence ATGTACGAAGAATTCTTTAATTTTGGCTCCAAGCCGTTCGACCTCCTGCCGAATCCGGACCTGCTCTATTTGAGCCGGACCCACGGCAAGGCGTTGTCGTACCTGCGGTACGGTATCGAGGAACGGGCGGGGTTCATCCTGCTCACCGGCGACGTGGGCGCCGGCAAGACCACGCTGATCCGGTTGCTGATCAAGGACCACCTGGACAATGTGGTCCTGTCCAAGGTGACCAACACCAAGGTAGACTCCCATCAACTGTTGACCATGATCAACGACGATTTCGGTCTCGAAACCGAAGGGCGGACCAAAGCCGCCCTGGTGCGGGAGCTGAATGAATTCCTCATTGACCAGTACGCCCTGGGCAAGCGGTGCGTCCTGATCATCGACGAGGCTCAGAATCTGTCCGCCGAACTCCTGGAGGAGGTGCGCATGCTCTCCAACCTGGAGACGGACGGCGGGAAGCTGTTGCAGATCATTCTCGCGGGTCAGCCCGAACTCAAAGAGACGCTCAACAGCCCGACCTTGTTGCAACTGCGCCAGCGCATCCAGATCGGTTGCCATTTGTCGCCGCTCAAGCCCGACGAGGTTAGGGACTATATCCTTTACCGTATGGAATGCGCGGGCAACCGGGAAGCTGTCGATTTTTCCGACGAAGCGTTTGCCCTGATCGCCGAGCAGACCCGAGGGGTCCCCCGGCTCATCAATATCCTGTGCGACTATCTGCTTATCGACGCCTTTGCCGCCGGTCGGCGCGAGGTCGGGGAGCAGGACGTGACCGAGATCATCGCGGAACTGGATTTCGAGCGGCAATACTGGCCGGAAAAGAAAAGTAAACGGCCTGCCTCCGGCATGGTTCAGAGCCGTGGACGCAGCATGCCCGGCCAGGCCCAGAAGGTCCTGCGCGCCATCCGTACTCTCGAGGACCGGATGGATTATCTCGAGCGCCAGGAGAACAGAAATTCCCCCTCGACCATGGTGGGTCTCCTGGACCGAATCGAGGAGCTGGAAAAGCAGGTCGCTTTGCAGAGGCAGCAACTCGAAGGGTTAAGGCTCTCCATGCCGGATCGGGTGATGCTCACCCGGATGGAAACCCCGGCCCGGCCCGCCGAGGAGCCCGAGCGGCCCCGCAAGAGAAGTTGGGCCTACAGGCTGTTGTTCGGAGGGGAATAA
- a CDS encoding mannose-1-phosphate guanylyltransferase/mannose-6-phosphate isomerase, giving the protein MNSLQPVILCGGEGTRLWPLSRTLYPKQFIEVSEGRVLFADAVARCMSLPEAEEPIVVCNNEHRFLVAEQLRKLGTSGRMVLEPFGRNTAPAAAVAALMEHGGDPVLLIMPADHSIADGEAFARAVALGYERAAQGHFVCFGVVPDHPHTGYGYIRKGQSAAGGVSAVDSFVEKPKREVAEEYLKSGEYLWNSGIFLFKASSYLDALAAHAPDILKNCRTAVENSYQDLDFIRLGEEEFGQCPSDSIDYAVMEKVGDIEVVPIDMDWRDLGSWKSLHDMHPSDEAGNSLLGDVVAEDTGNCYVRSSSRLVVTLGLRDTTVVETPDAVFVAANDKLDNMKSVIHRLKEAGRPETEAHKIVYRPWGSFESISADNRFQVKRIIVKPGEVLSLQKHFHRAEHWVVVKGTARIVNGENESILCEDESTYIPLGNIHRLENPGKIPLELIEVQTGSYLGEDDIVRLEDKYKR; this is encoded by the coding sequence TTGAACTCTTTACAACCAGTCATACTTTGCGGTGGGGAAGGCACCCGCCTGTGGCCCCTGTCCCGGACCCTGTACCCCAAGCAGTTCATCGAGGTTTCCGAGGGGCGCGTGCTCTTTGCCGACGCCGTGGCTCGGTGCATGTCCCTGCCCGAGGCCGAGGAACCCATCGTGGTTTGCAACAACGAGCACCGCTTCCTGGTGGCCGAACAGTTACGCAAGCTCGGCACGTCCGGGCGCATGGTCCTGGAGCCCTTCGGGCGCAACACCGCCCCGGCCGCGGCCGTGGCCGCCCTCATGGAACACGGCGGCGACCCGGTCCTGCTGATCATGCCCGCGGACCACTCCATCGCCGACGGCGAGGCCTTTGCCCGCGCCGTGGCTCTGGGCTATGAGCGCGCTGCGCAGGGACATTTCGTCTGCTTCGGCGTGGTCCCGGACCACCCCCATACCGGGTACGGATATATCCGCAAGGGACAATCCGCAGCCGGGGGCGTCTCCGCCGTGGACAGCTTCGTGGAGAAGCCGAAGCGCGAGGTTGCCGAGGAATACCTGAAATCGGGTGAATATCTCTGGAACAGCGGCATCTTCCTGTTCAAGGCTTCAAGCTATCTGGATGCCCTGGCCGCCCACGCCCCCGACATTCTTAAGAACTGCCGGACCGCCGTGGAGAACAGCTACCAGGACCTGGACTTCATTCGGTTGGGCGAAGAGGAGTTCGGGCAGTGCCCGTCGGATTCCATCGACTACGCGGTCATGGAGAAGGTGGGTGACATCGAGGTGGTTCCCATCGACATGGACTGGCGCGACCTCGGATCCTGGAAGAGCCTGCACGACATGCACCCCAGCGACGAGGCGGGCAACAGCCTGCTCGGCGACGTGGTGGCCGAGGACACCGGCAACTGCTACGTGCGCTCGTCGAGCCGGCTGGTGGTTACTCTGGGGTTGCGCGACACCACCGTGGTGGAGACTCCGGACGCGGTCTTCGTCGCCGCCAACGACAAGCTGGACAACATGAAGTCGGTCATCCATCGCCTCAAGGAGGCCGGCCGCCCTGAGACCGAGGCGCACAAGATCGTGTACCGCCCCTGGGGCAGCTTCGAGTCCATCTCGGCGGACAACCGCTTCCAGGTCAAGCGGATCATCGTCAAGCCGGGCGAGGTCCTGTCCCTGCAAAAGCATTTCCATCGGGCCGAGCACTGGGTAGTGGTCAAGGGAACCGCCCGGATCGTCAACGGCGAGAACGAATCCATCCTCTGCGAGGACGAATCCACGTACATCCCGCTGGGCAACATTCACCGCCTGGAAAATCCGGGCAAGATTCCCCTGGAACTCATCGAGGTCCAGACTGGCAGCTACCTGGGCGAGGACGACATCGTCCGTCTTGAGGACAAATACAAGCGCTAG
- a CDS encoding XrtA-associated tyrosine autokinase has translation MSRIEDALKKASEKRDETRRREPEKAAVTAPVMEAAGPVEKPSLDLLPVQSDCLDRARQQRMLVAMNEPVSLAAEEFRKLKQILVRKTKREGFQNTILVTSGTVGEGKSVTAVNLAISLAQEFDHTVLLVDADIRSPSCHELLCMENGYGLSDCLVDGSPISKGLVKTGIGKLSFLPAGSVVPNVGELLASKRMTESLAEMKNRYADRYIIIDSPPVLPFAESRNLSRLADAVVLVIKEGQASQADLRDTIEALQGANILGAVYTQASRTHRSLNTDAYMKYKYYHYAS, from the coding sequence ATGAGCAGAATAGAAGACGCACTGAAGAAGGCTTCGGAGAAACGGGACGAGACCCGGCGCCGGGAGCCGGAGAAGGCGGCCGTCACGGCACCCGTCATGGAGGCCGCAGGCCCCGTGGAAAAGCCTTCCCTGGATTTATTGCCGGTGCAGTCGGATTGCCTGGACCGGGCACGGCAGCAGCGCATGCTGGTGGCCATGAACGAACCGGTCTCTCTGGCCGCCGAGGAATTCCGCAAGCTCAAGCAGATCCTGGTCCGGAAGACCAAGCGCGAGGGGTTCCAGAACACCATCCTGGTGACCAGCGGAACGGTCGGGGAGGGCAAGAGCGTGACCGCCGTGAACCTGGCCATCAGCCTGGCCCAGGAGTTCGACCACACCGTGCTGCTGGTGGACGCCGATATCCGCTCCCCCAGTTGCCATGAACTCCTGTGCATGGAGAACGGCTACGGCCTGTCCGACTGCCTGGTCGACGGCTCTCCCATCAGCAAGGGACTGGTCAAGACCGGCATCGGCAAGCTTTCCTTCCTGCCCGCAGGCTCGGTCGTGCCCAACGTGGGCGAGCTCCTGGCCTCCAAACGGATGACCGAGTCCCTGGCCGAGATGAAGAATCGGTACGCCGACCGCTACATCATCATCGACTCGCCGCCGGTGCTGCCCTTTGCCGAATCACGCAACCTGAGCCGCCTGGCCGACGCTGTGGTCCTGGTCATCAAGGAGGGGCAGGCGTCCCAGGCGGACCTGCGGGATACCATCGAAGCCTTGCAGGGGGCCAACATCCTTGGCGCGGTGTACACACAGGCCAGCCGGACGCACCGCAGCCTGAACACGGACGCGTACATGAAGTACAAGTACTACCACTATGCCAGCTAA
- the prsR gene encoding PEP-CTERM-box response regulator transcription factor — MQKLLIIDDNEEVRRQLKWGLSRSNYELLFACDGAEGLALFEKHQPEVVTLDLGLPPFENGVEEGLRVLGKILRLNPLAKVIVITGNEEHDAALKAVQLGAYDYYKKPIDLNELKVIVDRAMYLQTLETENRNLRQQSVNELGIVGECPGIRQVFTQIERVASSDVPVLITGESGTGKELVARAIHKKSLRADKEMVCINCGAIPENLLESELFGHEKGAFTGANKTVKGKVEYADKGTLFLDEVGEMPMQLQVKLLRFLQEMVITRVGGRKDIGVDVRIITATNIDINEAMANGTLREDLFYRIGVMNIALPPLRERGDDIELLANYFNKSVNIGPRKDIKNFSREAMDSIRGYEWPGNIRELENRVKRAVIMANGPTITPEDLGLSPDEAVRARQRADDISLKEARSLLERDMVESALNRHSGNVAKAAGALGVSRPTLYDLMKRHGIRGD; from the coding sequence ATGCAAAAACTACTCATCATAGACGACAACGAAGAAGTCCGCCGGCAGCTCAAGTGGGGGCTGTCGCGCTCCAACTACGAACTGCTCTTCGCTTGCGACGGCGCGGAAGGACTCGCGCTGTTCGAAAAGCATCAGCCCGAAGTGGTCACCCTGGACCTGGGCCTGCCGCCCTTTGAAAACGGCGTGGAGGAGGGGCTGCGGGTGCTGGGCAAAATCCTGCGCCTCAATCCGCTGGCCAAGGTCATCGTCATCACCGGCAACGAGGAGCACGACGCGGCGCTCAAGGCCGTGCAGCTCGGGGCCTACGACTACTACAAGAAGCCCATCGACCTGAACGAGCTCAAGGTCATCGTGGACCGGGCCATGTACCTGCAGACCCTGGAGACCGAGAATCGCAATCTGCGCCAGCAGTCGGTCAACGAACTGGGCATCGTCGGCGAGTGCCCCGGCATCCGCCAGGTATTCACGCAGATAGAGCGCGTGGCCTCCTCGGACGTGCCGGTGCTGATTACCGGCGAATCCGGGACCGGCAAGGAATTGGTTGCCCGCGCCATCCACAAGAAAAGCCTGCGCGCGGACAAGGAGATGGTCTGCATCAACTGCGGAGCCATCCCGGAAAACCTGCTGGAATCCGAACTGTTCGGTCACGAGAAGGGGGCCTTTACCGGCGCGAACAAGACGGTCAAGGGCAAGGTGGAGTATGCGGACAAGGGGACGCTGTTCCTCGACGAGGTGGGCGAGATGCCCATGCAGTTGCAGGTCAAGCTGCTGCGCTTTCTGCAGGAGATGGTCATCACCCGCGTGGGCGGGCGCAAGGACATCGGCGTGGACGTGCGCATCATCACGGCCACCAACATAGACATCAACGAGGCCATGGCCAACGGAACCCTTCGCGAGGACCTGTTCTACCGCATCGGGGTCATGAACATCGCCCTGCCGCCCCTGCGGGAACGCGGCGATGACATCGAGCTGCTGGCCAACTACTTCAACAAGAGCGTCAACATTGGCCCACGCAAGGACATCAAGAATTTCAGCCGCGAGGCCATGGACAGCATTCGGGGCTACGAATGGCCCGGCAACATCCGGGAGTTGGAAAACCGCGTCAAGCGGGCGGTGATCATGGCCAATGGTCCGACGATTACCCCTGAGGACCTGGGGTTGAGCCCGGATGAAGCTGTACGAGCCCGGCAGCGGGCCGATGACATTTCCCTCAAAGAGGCCCGCTCCCTGCTGGAGCGGGACATGGTCGAATCCGCCCTGAACCGCCACTCCGGCAACGTGGCCAAGGCCGCGGGGGCACTGGGCGTGAGCCGCCCGACGCTTTACGATCTGATGAAGCGGCACGGCATCCGAGGGGATTAA
- the prsK gene encoding XrtA/PEP-CTERM system histidine kinase PrsK, translating into MTSMMVTQILVAAILVLYPVYTMVHNGVSFSRLTLAAALWVLAVLNVLDLLAMEHASSFLAYKRPALWLEAALCPVLLVFSQAYNREFSLKRMPVMQKVLLIFSFIPLIMTVVFPASEFFYSPDFEMDRVLFLEPPAFFFYLQILLFMAVSLFNLEMTVTSARHGIKWKIKFAILGAGAIIATYMLYFSQSLMLRSMDMDYLLQRAWGTGVGMLLIMYSELSRGSDEHIVISRQIAFRSFVFLFFALFLLGVGVIGEGIKLFGSDFSTVAFMTVTFFGGLALIACMLSEGIRRKIRLFIQRNFYGDKYDYRDEWKKFTSRVVNSGSRDELYRNILIFYCEIFGIGGGAMFLQGRHSRDYSPVLFHEMDESRLALPHKSVLVERLGKRPGLLDLKAEPMEFEEEVDTFLKDRKIRFILPIMTDDVLHGLLMLGSPINPLEHYDVEDRELMETVAGQVAALVMNIRLGDELAEARDMEGFGKVAAFVLHDLKNQVYPLSLLVDNAREFINDKEFQEDMLDSLGNIVARMNELIAQLTNIPKNDSLKLEEIDLMDMARDAARQVPDAEIEFKGGGVRARVDVEQMRKVALNLFLNALEAGESNRFTVLVEYDNGPVFRVIDNGRGIDEEILREGLFVPFKTTKKKGMGIGLYQSKRIVEAHGGGLYATSGDAGGAVFSVVLPDPSGAND; encoded by the coding sequence ATGACGTCGATGATGGTGACCCAAATACTGGTGGCGGCCATTCTGGTCCTGTATCCGGTGTACACCATGGTCCACAACGGGGTGTCCTTTTCCCGCCTGACCCTGGCGGCGGCCCTGTGGGTCCTGGCCGTCCTGAACGTCCTGGACCTGCTGGCCATGGAGCACGCTTCGTCCTTCCTGGCCTACAAGCGTCCGGCCTTGTGGCTCGAGGCCGCCCTGTGTCCCGTGCTCCTGGTCTTCAGTCAGGCCTACAACCGAGAGTTTTCCCTGAAACGCATGCCGGTCATGCAGAAGGTCCTGTTGATCTTCTCCTTCATCCCCCTGATCATGACCGTCGTCTTCCCGGCCTCCGAGTTCTTCTATTCCCCGGATTTCGAGATGGACCGCGTCCTGTTCCTGGAGCCCCCGGCCTTCTTTTTCTACCTCCAGATCCTGTTGTTCATGGCCGTCAGCCTGTTCAACCTCGAGATGACGGTGACCAGCGCTCGCCACGGCATCAAGTGGAAAATCAAGTTCGCCATCCTCGGAGCCGGGGCGATCATCGCCACCTACATGCTCTATTTCAGCCAGAGTCTGATGCTGCGGTCCATGGACATGGACTACCTGCTCCAGCGCGCCTGGGGCACCGGCGTCGGCATGTTGCTGATCATGTATTCCGAATTGAGCCGGGGGAGCGACGAACACATCGTCATCTCGCGCCAGATTGCCTTCCGCTCCTTCGTCTTTCTGTTCTTCGCCCTGTTTCTGCTGGGCGTGGGGGTCATAGGCGAGGGCATCAAGCTCTTCGGCAGCGACTTCAGCACCGTGGCCTTTATGACCGTAACCTTCTTCGGCGGCCTGGCCCTGATCGCCTGTATGCTGTCCGAGGGCATCCGGCGGAAGATCCGGTTGTTCATCCAGCGCAATTTCTACGGCGACAAGTACGACTACCGCGACGAGTGGAAGAAGTTCACCAGTCGCGTGGTCAACTCGGGCAGCCGCGACGAACTGTACCGCAACATACTGATTTTCTATTGCGAGATTTTCGGCATCGGCGGTGGGGCCATGTTTCTTCAGGGCCGTCACAGCAGGGATTATTCCCCGGTCCTGTTCCACGAGATGGACGAGTCCAGACTGGCTTTGCCGCACAAGTCCGTCCTGGTGGAGCGGCTGGGCAAGAGGCCCGGCCTGTTGGACCTCAAGGCGGAGCCTATGGAGTTCGAGGAGGAGGTGGACACCTTCCTCAAGGATCGGAAGATTCGCTTCATCCTGCCGATAATGACCGACGACGTCCTGCACGGGCTGCTTATGCTCGGCTCGCCCATCAATCCTCTGGAGCACTACGACGTAGAGGACCGCGAACTGATGGAGACCGTAGCCGGTCAAGTGGCCGCCCTGGTCATGAACATCCGCCTGGGCGACGAACTGGCCGAGGCTCGGGACATGGAAGGGTTCGGCAAGGTGGCCGCCTTTGTCCTGCACGACCTCAAGAACCAGGTCTATCCCCTCTCCCTGCTGGTGGATAACGCGCGGGAGTTCATCAACGACAAGGAATTTCAGGAAGACATGCTCGATTCCCTGGGCAACATCGTTGCCCGTATGAACGAGCTCATCGCGCAACTGACCAATATCCCCAAGAACGACTCCCTCAAGCTGGAGGAGATCGATCTCATGGACATGGCCCGGGACGCCGCCCGGCAGGTGCCCGATGCCGAGATAGAATTCAAGGGCGGCGGAGTCCGGGCCCGCGTGGACGTGGAGCAGATGCGCAAGGTGGCTCTCAATCTTTTCCTGAACGCTCTGGAGGCCGGGGAGAGCAACCGGTTCACCGTCCTGGTGGAATACGACAACGGACCGGTGTTCCGGGTCATCGACAACGGCCGCGGCATCGACGAGGAGATCCTCAGGGAGGGATTGTTCGTGCCCTTCAAGACAACCAAGAAGAAGGGCATGGGCATCGGCCTGTACCAGAGCAAGCGGATCGTCGAGGCCCACGGCGGGGGGCTCTATGCCACGTCCGGCGATGCCGGCGGGGCCGTGTTCAGCGTGGTGCTGCCCGATCCTTCCGGAGCTAACGACTAA
- a CDS encoding exosortase C-terminal domain/associated protein EpsI — translation MKPRILLVCVLVLCAGAFIHFHNDLAVPLTRSLDEFPTTVGRWHMIHEWRFGSAILKNLKATGYVSRLYRDDRGREVELYLGYHDGGPDAGPIHSPRNCLPGGGWLQRVDKTVPVTLDGRKMKAVLAAYDKDDKTVTMLYWFQVSGKVVTNEYSLKLAEILGSMTSRRRDSAFVRMSTEISDRDGMAERALHDFAEAAYPEVEAFLPAPAARR, via the coding sequence GTGAAGCCTAGGATACTTCTTGTCTGCGTGCTCGTCCTGTGCGCCGGGGCGTTCATCCATTTCCATAATGATCTGGCCGTGCCCCTGACCCGCTCCCTGGACGAATTCCCGACCACGGTCGGGCGGTGGCACATGATCCACGAATGGCGTTTCGGTTCGGCCATTCTCAAGAACCTCAAGGCCACGGGCTACGTGTCCAGGCTGTACCGGGACGACCGGGGCAGGGAGGTCGAGCTGTACCTCGGATATCACGACGGAGGGCCGGACGCCGGTCCCATCCATTCCCCGCGCAACTGCCTGCCCGGCGGCGGCTGGCTGCAGCGGGTCGACAAGACCGTGCCGGTGACCCTGGACGGCCGGAAGATGAAGGCGGTCCTGGCGGCCTACGACAAGGACGACAAGACCGTGACCATGCTCTACTGGTTCCAGGTCAGCGGCAAGGTCGTGACCAATGAATACTCCCTCAAGCTGGCCGAGATCCTGGGCTCCATGACCAGCCGCAGGCGGGACAGCGCCTTTGTCCGCATGTCCACCGAGATTTCCGACAGGGACGGGATGGCCGAACGGGCCCTGCACGACTTTGCCGAGGCCGCCTATCCGGAGGTCGAGGCATTCCTGCCTGCCCCGGCGGCACGGAGATAA
- a CDS encoding TIGR03016 family PEP-CTERM system-associated outer membrane protein yields MIFLEPVMPSTLPKLIVTALLLACLCPVASAADLTFHPRIRVTGEYNDNVEQTKGGKGDWLAIVKPGLSMTYDHSRVLMNLSYDFEHKRYRNKVKGDEYNNYLNSALAVEAVKDLFYVDVSDTYQKVYENVNRGDVPEGDTSNGTTDQNTFTLNPYFSFPLQERTMLTTGGRFQDIWYAKEGNVDKRVYSLYANVNHELTERLSLQVGAAYDKQAPRFEEGGFNRYSTTFGAEYAYAENSFVEMSISPTYTDYVIEGSSDKQYVPYSLRITHAFTDTLIATAYTEMSFSEDPKSAVTKNQFNHGVGLDHQYKRGHVGIKLEYRDYQSETTSSRTTYWRPSIQGSHVLTERLGLDYNVYMEMDTNPDSDKYLFLLANLRYALSEDFTCSLNYRFKDNDAERYAEDYVSNTLGISLSWVH; encoded by the coding sequence TTGATTTTTCTGGAACCCGTGATGCCATCAACCCTCCCGAAACTGATTGTGACCGCGCTGCTTCTTGCGTGCCTGTGCCCGGTGGCGTCGGCCGCGGATCTGACCTTTCATCCCCGTATACGGGTGACGGGGGAGTACAACGACAATGTGGAGCAGACCAAAGGCGGGAAAGGGGACTGGTTGGCCATCGTCAAACCCGGCCTGAGCATGACGTACGACCACAGCAGGGTGCTCATGAACCTGTCCTACGATTTCGAGCACAAACGTTACCGCAACAAGGTGAAGGGCGACGAGTACAACAACTATCTGAATTCGGCACTGGCCGTGGAAGCCGTCAAAGACCTTTTTTACGTAGACGTTTCCGACACGTATCAAAAAGTTTACGAAAATGTGAACAGGGGCGATGTGCCGGAAGGCGATACCAGCAATGGGACCACGGACCAGAACACCTTTACCCTCAATCCGTATTTCAGTTTCCCCTTGCAGGAACGGACGATGTTGACAACGGGCGGCCGGTTTCAGGATATTTGGTATGCGAAAGAGGGCAATGTGGACAAGCGGGTGTACTCTCTCTATGCCAATGTGAACCACGAGTTGACCGAGCGGCTGTCCCTTCAGGTAGGCGCGGCTTACGACAAACAGGCTCCTCGGTTCGAGGAGGGCGGATTCAATCGCTACAGCACCACCTTTGGGGCCGAGTACGCGTATGCGGAGAACTCCTTCGTGGAGATGAGCATCTCGCCCACCTACACGGATTATGTCATCGAGGGCTCCTCGGACAAGCAGTACGTCCCCTATTCGTTGCGCATCACGCATGCCTTTACCGATACGCTGATCGCCACAGCCTATACCGAGATGAGCTTCTCGGAGGATCCGAAATCGGCCGTGACCAAGAACCAATTCAACCACGGGGTGGGGCTGGATCATCAGTACAAGCGGGGGCACGTCGGCATCAAATTGGAATACCGGGATTACCAATCGGAAACCACCTCCAGCAGGACGACTTACTGGCGGCCGAGCATACAGGGATCGCACGTACTCACGGAGCGGCTGGGGCTCGACTACAATGTCTACATGGAAATGGATACGAATCCGGACAGCGACAAGTACCTGTTCCTGTTGGCCAACCTGCGTTACGCACTCTCGGAAGACTTCACCTGCAGCCTCAACTATCGTTTCAAGGACAACGATGCGGAGCGGTATGCGGAGGACTACGTATCCAACACCTTGGGAATTTCTTTGTCCTGGGTACACTGA
- the xrtA gene encoding exosortase A: protein MMTLSETLDRYKWWLPAVPLVLGAVYWAIIQRMVANWYLDDNYSHGFLIPIIAAWFVWRDWDILKEIEVKPSYWGLPVIFLGLAQLVFAWLGTEFFNMRLSLIVVLAGCVLYLFGAGVFKRLRLPLAYLVLMVPLPYILYDAMAFPLKLFVAKVSVGSLKLMGYAVWREGNIIAFPNIVLEVADACSGLRSLVSLIALAVTLAFLMLKSPWTRWLLVLSSIPFAVLTNILRVVATGMLARHFGQAAAEGFFHEFAGLAVFAMAMVFLGGTCFVLKLWEKRREA, encoded by the coding sequence ATGATGACGCTTAGCGAGACACTGGACAGGTACAAATGGTGGCTGCCGGCCGTGCCGCTTGTTTTGGGGGCGGTATACTGGGCCATCATCCAGCGGATGGTCGCCAACTGGTATCTGGACGACAACTATTCCCACGGGTTTCTCATTCCAATCATTGCCGCCTGGTTTGTCTGGCGGGATTGGGACATTCTCAAGGAGATCGAGGTCAAACCCTCCTATTGGGGGCTTCCGGTCATTTTTCTGGGGCTGGCGCAACTGGTCTTCGCCTGGCTGGGGACGGAATTCTTCAACATGCGTCTGTCGTTGATCGTGGTCCTGGCCGGATGCGTCCTCTATCTCTTCGGAGCCGGTGTCTTCAAGCGACTCCGGCTGCCCCTGGCCTACCTGGTCCTCATGGTGCCGCTGCCCTATATCCTCTATGATGCCATGGCGTTTCCGCTCAAGCTGTTCGTGGCCAAGGTGTCCGTGGGTTCGCTCAAATTAATGGGCTACGCCGTGTGGCGGGAGGGCAACATCATCGCCTTTCCCAACATCGTCCTCGAGGTGGCCGACGCGTGCAGCGGGCTGCGTTCCCTGGTTTCTCTCATCGCCCTGGCCGTTACCCTGGCCTTCCTGATGCTCAAATCCCCCTGGACCCGCTGGTTGCTCGTGCTTTCATCCATCCCCTTCGCCGTCCTGACCAACATCCTTCGGGTGGTGGCCACCGGCATGCTGGCGCGCCATTTCGGACAGGCCGCGGCCGAGGGCTTTTTCCACGAGTTTGCCGGACTGGCCGTTTTCGCCATGGCCATGGTCTTTCTGGGCGGGACGTGTTTCGTGCTCAAGCTCTGGGAGAAACGCCGTGAAGCCTAG